In a genomic window of Aeromonas veronii:
- the menH gene encoding 2-succinyl-6-hydroxy-2,4-cyclohexadiene-1-carboxylate synthase, with protein MISRRWGPPSVVNNGDNAPLPLVLLHGLLGDSGDWQPVIDRLPAIHCIALDLPGHGQHRDLNVSDFEQSHQWLVTELASRNIERYLLAGYSLGGRLALYHASREPAGLRGLLLENCHPGLPDNERTARIQHDELWARRFEREPLADVLADWYLQGVFADLDDAARARQIARRLGNDGLGIATMLRATSLGKQPDLSPWLMASQLPVTWVSGKRDHKFHQLACQLANQDRRINHLVLDGGHNLHAHQPDNFARLLAEWVNQQQETSHD; from the coding sequence ATGATCTCAAGGCGCTGGGGGCCACCATCCGTGGTAAATAATGGCGACAACGCGCCACTGCCGCTGGTGCTGCTGCACGGCCTGCTGGGGGATAGCGGCGACTGGCAACCGGTGATCGACCGGCTGCCCGCCATCCACTGCATCGCCCTCGATCTGCCGGGGCACGGCCAGCATCGCGATCTCAACGTCAGCGACTTTGAGCAGAGCCACCAGTGGCTGGTCACCGAGCTGGCCAGCCGCAACATTGAACGCTATCTGCTGGCGGGTTACTCCCTGGGTGGGCGACTGGCCCTCTATCACGCCAGCCGCGAGCCCGCCGGGCTTCGGGGGCTGCTGCTGGAGAACTGCCACCCGGGGCTACCAGACAATGAGCGGACCGCCCGCATCCAGCACGATGAACTGTGGGCGCGGCGCTTCGAGCGCGAGCCCCTGGCTGACGTGCTGGCAGACTGGTACCTGCAAGGGGTGTTTGCCGATCTTGACGATGCGGCCCGGGCCCGCCAGATCGCCCGCCGCCTTGGCAACGACGGTCTGGGCATCGCCACCATGCTGCGCGCTACTTCGCTAGGCAAGCAGCCGGATCTCTCCCCCTGGCTCATGGCGAGCCAGCTGCCGGTCACCTGGGTGAGTGGCAAGCGGGATCACAAATTCCATCAGCTGGCTTGCCAGCTGGCGAACCAGGATCGCAGAATCAACCACTTGGTGCTGGATGGCGGCCATAATCTGCACGCCCATCAGCCTGATAACTTTGCCCGACTCCTCGCGGAGTGGGTCAACCAACAACAAGAGACGAGTCATGATTGA
- the dmeF gene encoding CDF family Co(II)/Ni(II) efflux transporter DmeF produces MSSLAQSHCHQPIIHEGNPLAEQKTRWAVLLTVIMMVAEIGGGWFYNSMALLADGWHMSSHALALGLSVLAYRAARHFARDHRFSFGTWKIEVLGGFTSALLLMGVAGLMLFESVFRLLDPSPIHYQQAIAIALVGLLVNLACAWLLKDDHGHHHHGHGHGHDHHHEHHDHDHHHDHDDHHGHQDLNLRAAYIHVLADAATSVLAILALVGGMLWGADWLDPLMGIVGAGLVAVWAWGLLRDSGRVLLDAEMDTPLVAEIREVIAELPQTDIRDLHVWRVGQQQYACVLSVLMVNPLPAQQIRERLAIHEELVHVTIEIASA; encoded by the coding sequence ATGTCGTCCCTCGCTCAATCCCACTGCCATCAACCCATTATCCACGAGGGTAATCCGCTGGCCGAACAGAAGACCCGCTGGGCCGTATTGCTGACCGTCATCATGATGGTGGCGGAGATCGGCGGCGGCTGGTTCTACAACTCCATGGCGCTGCTGGCGGATGGCTGGCACATGAGCTCCCACGCGCTGGCGCTCGGTCTCTCGGTGCTGGCCTATCGCGCCGCCCGCCACTTCGCTCGCGACCACAGATTCAGCTTCGGCACCTGGAAGATCGAGGTGCTGGGTGGCTTCACCAGCGCCCTGTTGCTGATGGGGGTGGCCGGGTTGATGCTGTTCGAGTCGGTGTTCCGGCTGCTCGATCCCAGCCCGATCCACTATCAACAGGCGATCGCCATCGCGCTGGTGGGGCTGCTGGTGAACCTCGCCTGTGCCTGGCTGCTCAAGGATGATCACGGCCATCACCATCATGGGCATGGGCATGGGCATGACCACCATCATGAGCATCACGACCACGATCATCATCATGACCATGACGATCACCACGGTCATCAGGATCTCAACCTGCGCGCCGCCTATATCCACGTACTGGCGGATGCAGCCACTTCCGTGCTGGCGATCCTGGCGCTGGTGGGGGGCATGTTGTGGGGGGCAGACTGGCTCGACCCGCTGATGGGCATCGTCGGCGCCGGACTGGTCGCGGTATGGGCCTGGGGTCTGCTGCGCGACTCCGGCCGGGTGCTGCTGGATGCCGAGATGGATACCCCGCTGGTGGCGGAGATCCGCGAGGTTATCGCCGAGTTGCCACAGACCGATATCCGTGATCTGCATGTCTGGCGGGTGGGGCAGCAGCAGTATGCCTGCGTGCTCTCTGTGCTGATGGTCAATCCGCTGCCGGCGCAGCAGATCCGCGAGCGGCTGGCGATCCATGAAGAGCTGGTGCATGTGACCATCGAGATCGCCAGCGCATAG
- the menB gene encoding 1,4-dihydroxy-2-naphthoyl-CoA synthase, whose translation MIEAMTEAELYAPVEWQDCSAGYEDILYHKSNDGIAKITINRPQVRNAFRPRTVKEMLQALADARYDDQIGTIILTGFGEKAFCAGGDQKIRGDYGGYRDDEGTHHLNVLDFQRDIRTCPKPVVAMVAGYAVGGGHVLHMMCDLTIAADNAQFGQTGPKVGSFDGGWGASYMARIVGQKKAREIWFLCRMYDAQQALDMGLVNTVVPLAELERETVRWCREMLQNSPMALRCLKAALNADCDGQAGLQELAGNATMLFYMTEEGQEGRNAFNEKRRPDFSKYKRNP comes from the coding sequence ATGATTGAAGCAATGACGGAAGCGGAACTGTACGCTCCTGTTGAGTGGCAGGATTGCTCCGCCGGTTACGAGGACATCCTCTATCACAAGTCCAACGATGGCATTGCCAAGATCACCATCAACCGTCCCCAGGTGCGCAACGCCTTCCGTCCCCGTACCGTCAAAGAGATGCTGCAAGCGCTGGCCGATGCCCGTTATGACGATCAGATCGGTACCATCATCCTGACCGGTTTTGGCGAGAAAGCCTTCTGCGCCGGCGGCGACCAGAAGATCCGTGGCGACTACGGTGGATACCGCGATGACGAGGGGACTCACCACCTCAACGTGCTCGACTTCCAACGCGACATCCGCACCTGCCCGAAACCTGTGGTTGCCATGGTGGCCGGTTACGCGGTCGGTGGCGGCCACGTGCTGCACATGATGTGTGACCTGACCATCGCCGCCGACAACGCCCAGTTTGGCCAGACCGGCCCGAAAGTGGGCTCCTTCGACGGCGGTTGGGGGGCTTCCTACATGGCTCGCATTGTCGGCCAGAAGAAGGCCCGCGAAATCTGGTTCCTCTGCCGTATGTACGATGCCCAGCAAGCCCTCGACATGGGTCTGGTCAACACCGTCGTGCCGCTGGCGGAACTGGAGCGCGAAACCGTGCGCTGGTGCCGTGAAATGCTGCAAAACAGCCCGATGGCGCTGCGTTGCCTGAAAGCCGCCCTCAACGCTGACTGTGATGGTCAGGCGGGCTTGCAGGAGCTGGCGGGCAATGCCACCATGCTGTTCTACATGACCGAAGAGGGTCAGGAAGGCCGCAACGCCTTCAACGAAAAGCGTCGCCCCGACTTCTCCAAATACAAGCGGAACCCCTGA
- the tpx gene encoding thiol peroxidase, whose product MSNSVTLQGNPVSVAGHFPVAGEQAKPFSLVAKDLGDVTLASFAGQRKILNIFPSIDTPTCATSVRKFNEQASALDNTVVLCISADLPFAQSRFCGAEGLDKVVTLSTLRGAAFMEDYGVAFSSGPLVGLTARAIVVLDGDNKVLHSELVAEVADEPNYAAALAVL is encoded by the coding sequence ATGAGCAACTCAGTCACTCTGCAAGGCAACCCGGTTTCCGTCGCTGGTCACTTCCCGGTCGCCGGCGAACAAGCCAAGCCCTTCTCCCTGGTGGCCAAGGATCTCGGGGACGTGACCCTGGCAAGCTTTGCTGGTCAGCGCAAAATCCTGAACATCTTCCCGAGCATCGATACCCCGACCTGCGCCACCTCTGTGCGCAAGTTCAACGAGCAGGCCAGTGCGCTGGATAACACCGTCGTGCTGTGCATCTCCGCCGATCTGCCGTTCGCCCAGTCCCGCTTCTGCGGTGCCGAAGGTCTGGACAAGGTGGTGACCCTCTCCACCCTGCGTGGCGCGGCCTTCATGGAAGATTACGGTGTGGCCTTCTCCTCCGGCCCGCTGGTCGGGCTGACCGCTCGCGCCATCGTGGTGCTGGATGGTGACAACAAGGTGCTGCACAGCGAGCTGGTCGCCGAAGTGGCCGATGAGCCGAACTACGCTGCCGCACTGGCTGTCCTGTAA
- the menC gene encoding o-succinylbenzoate synthase, whose amino-acid sequence MTLALYRYQLPFTQPLTFHGKVEVAREGLLVRINDGWGEIAPLPGFSKESLQQAEAEALATLAALAAGDTPNPVLPSVQFGLDCARRTWPEQRNPLPEPYPLIQGSPQELLRNWKEWLHRTPGKAKLKVARYPMRDELALIRLLCDRLPSLKLVLDANQGWTREEAWTFCGHLDPNRIEYLEDPCANFADIAFVANRTGMPVALDELLAQDKPWEPIPQLRALVLKPTLLGSLANCEALIARARELRLKVIISSCFESDLGLNQLFHLAGEWAPEQAPGLDTRRWMAGNLLGEDGKPDLSRLEQLYYRD is encoded by the coding sequence ATGACATTAGCCCTGTATCGCTATCAACTGCCTTTTACCCAGCCACTGACCTTTCACGGCAAGGTGGAGGTGGCGCGAGAGGGGCTGTTGGTGCGCATCAACGACGGCTGGGGGGAAATTGCCCCCCTGCCCGGCTTCTCGAAAGAGAGCCTGCAACAGGCAGAGGCAGAAGCCCTCGCCACGCTGGCGGCCCTGGCCGCCGGCGATACCCCGAACCCCGTGCTGCCGTCGGTGCAATTTGGCCTCGACTGCGCGCGCCGGACATGGCCCGAGCAGCGCAACCCGCTGCCGGAACCCTATCCCCTCATTCAAGGCTCCCCCCAGGAGCTGCTGCGCAACTGGAAAGAGTGGCTGCACCGCACGCCCGGCAAGGCCAAGCTGAAGGTAGCGCGCTACCCGATGCGTGACGAGCTGGCGCTGATCCGCCTGCTGTGCGATCGCCTCCCCTCCCTCAAGCTGGTGCTGGATGCCAACCAGGGCTGGACCCGCGAGGAGGCGTGGACCTTCTGCGGCCACCTCGACCCGAATCGCATCGAGTATCTGGAAGACCCTTGCGCCAACTTTGCCGACATCGCCTTTGTCGCCAACCGCACCGGCATGCCGGTGGCGCTGGACGAACTGCTGGCGCAAGACAAGCCGTGGGAGCCGATCCCGCAACTGCGCGCGCTGGTGCTCAAACCCACCCTGCTCGGTTCGCTGGCCAACTGCGAAGCGCTGATCGCCCGCGCCCGCGAACTGCGGCTCAAGGTGATCATCTCCTCCTGTTTCGAATCGGATCTGGGCCTGAACCAGCTCTTTCATCTGGCGGGCGAGTGGGCACCGGAACAGGCGCCGGGGCTGGATACCCGCCGCTGGATGGCAGGCAACCTGCTGGGGGAAGATGGCAAACCGGATCTGAGTCGACTGGAGCAACTGTATTACCGTGATTGA
- a CDS encoding zinc/cadmium/mercury/lead-transporting ATPase — MSKSCCSHQHAAAPIKAVSKAASGQSEHHHDSHCCDNTTPVSCCSTPTTHEHASRDGNESPGDEEPPRGSCHDQACCNAPLSPAHEHEHEHDMPPADPLVAPEQGNSRHSWQVLGMDCPSCARKIETAVSRVSGVQQARVLFATEKLVVDLAPGLSPDPVTAAVLAAGFRLKGESAGKQAGGREHTSQSTLLGNLVGKVSSHFLGKYWQPLSLASLMLVAALLPKELGQPLFTLATLWGLWPISRKAWALTKSGSPFAIETLMTVAAVGALFLGETAEAAMVLLLFMLGEHLEAYAAGRARAGVTALMALVPDKALRIRTTAEGEVREEVGADQLRPGDIIEIAPGARLAADARLLDELGAFDESALTGESIPVERRQGDKVPAGSLAADRVLRLEVVSEPGNNAIDRILHLIEEAESQRAPIERFIDRFSRWYTPAMMLVALLVVLVPPLAFGQSWDEWSYRGLALLLIGCPCALVISTPAAVTSALAAATRQGALIKGGAALERLAHIDTVAFDKTGTLTLGKPQLTELVSLNGQPETELLALAAAIEQGSHHPLARAVVAQANAQELTLADARDLRALPGMGVEGRINGELWQLLAPSRVATLNAEQQTRIASLERQGKTVVVLCQSNGDKALPVALLALRDQIRPEAATALQELNRLGLNSIMLTGDNPNAAEAIATELGMGWRAGLLPENKVEEIAKLASTRKVAMIGDGINDAPAMKRASIGIAMGGGTDVALETADAALTHNQLGGIAAMIRLSRAALANIHQNIALALGLKAIFLVTSLLGITGLWIAVLADTGATALVTANALRLLRKR, encoded by the coding sequence ATGAGCAAATCCTGCTGCAGCCATCAACACGCCGCCGCCCCCATCAAGGCCGTCAGCAAGGCGGCCTCCGGCCAGAGTGAGCATCACCACGATAGCCACTGCTGCGACAACACCACGCCCGTCAGTTGCTGCTCAACCCCGACGACTCATGAGCACGCATCTCGTGACGGCAATGAATCACCCGGGGATGAAGAGCCTCCCCGAGGAAGCTGTCACGATCAAGCGTGCTGCAACGCCCCCTTATCGCCAGCTCACGAACATGAGCATGAGCACGATATGCCACCTGCCGACCCGCTGGTTGCACCGGAGCAAGGCAACAGCCGCCACAGCTGGCAGGTATTGGGGATGGATTGCCCCAGCTGCGCCCGCAAGATCGAGACCGCCGTCAGCCGGGTGAGCGGCGTGCAGCAGGCGCGCGTGCTGTTTGCCACCGAGAAGCTGGTGGTGGATCTGGCCCCAGGTCTCTCCCCCGATCCCGTCACCGCCGCCGTGCTGGCCGCCGGTTTCCGGCTCAAGGGGGAAAGCGCTGGCAAGCAGGCAGGTGGCCGCGAACATACGTCACAGTCGACCCTGTTGGGCAATCTGGTCGGCAAGGTGTCCAGTCACTTTTTGGGCAAATATTGGCAGCCCCTGTCACTGGCCAGTCTGATGCTGGTCGCCGCCCTGCTGCCGAAAGAGCTCGGTCAGCCACTCTTTACCCTGGCGACCCTGTGGGGCCTGTGGCCTATCTCTCGCAAGGCGTGGGCACTGACCAAAAGTGGCTCCCCCTTCGCCATCGAGACCCTGATGACGGTCGCCGCTGTGGGGGCCCTGTTCCTCGGTGAGACCGCCGAAGCGGCCATGGTGCTGCTGCTCTTTATGCTGGGTGAACATCTGGAGGCCTACGCCGCCGGGCGCGCCCGAGCCGGGGTGACCGCTCTGATGGCGCTGGTGCCCGACAAGGCGCTGCGCATCCGTACCACTGCCGAGGGCGAGGTGCGGGAAGAGGTCGGTGCCGATCAACTGCGTCCCGGCGATATCATCGAAATAGCCCCGGGTGCTCGCTTGGCAGCCGATGCCCGTCTGCTCGATGAGCTCGGGGCGTTTGACGAGAGCGCCCTGACCGGTGAATCCATTCCGGTGGAGCGCCGTCAGGGTGACAAGGTGCCGGCCGGTAGTCTGGCTGCCGATCGGGTACTGCGTCTTGAAGTCGTCTCCGAGCCCGGCAACAACGCCATCGATCGCATTCTGCACCTCATCGAGGAGGCCGAAAGCCAGCGCGCCCCCATCGAGCGCTTTATCGACCGCTTCAGCCGCTGGTACACCCCGGCCATGATGCTGGTTGCCCTGCTGGTGGTGCTGGTGCCGCCCCTTGCCTTCGGCCAGAGCTGGGACGAGTGGAGCTATCGCGGGCTGGCGCTGCTGCTCATCGGTTGCCCCTGCGCGCTGGTTATCTCCACCCCAGCGGCGGTTACCTCCGCACTGGCGGCGGCAACCCGACAGGGGGCGCTGATCAAGGGGGGTGCTGCACTGGAGCGACTGGCCCATATCGATACCGTGGCCTTTGACAAGACCGGCACTCTGACCCTGGGCAAGCCGCAACTGACCGAGCTGGTGAGCCTCAATGGCCAGCCGGAAACCGAACTGCTGGCGCTGGCGGCCGCCATCGAGCAGGGTTCGCACCACCCGCTGGCCCGCGCCGTGGTGGCCCAAGCCAATGCACAAGAGCTGACGCTGGCCGATGCCCGCGACCTGCGCGCCCTGCCGGGTATGGGTGTTGAGGGGCGCATCAACGGCGAGCTGTGGCAACTGCTGGCACCGAGCCGGGTGGCGACCCTGAATGCGGAACAGCAGACCCGGATTGCTTCGCTGGAGCGACAGGGCAAGACCGTCGTGGTGCTCTGCCAGAGCAACGGCGACAAGGCGCTGCCGGTCGCCCTGCTGGCGCTGCGGGATCAGATCCGGCCAGAGGCCGCCACCGCGCTGCAAGAGCTCAACCGACTCGGGCTCAACAGCATCATGCTGACCGGGGATAACCCCAACGCTGCCGAGGCGATCGCCACCGAGCTGGGCATGGGCTGGCGCGCCGGCCTGCTGCCGGAGAACAAGGTAGAAGAGATCGCCAAACTCGCCAGCACCCGGAAGGTTGCCATGATCGGCGATGGCATCAACGATGCCCCCGCCATGAAGCGGGCCAGTATCGGCATCGCCATGGGGGGCGGCACCGATGTGGCACTGGAGACCGCCGATGCGGCGCTGACCCACAACCAGCTCGGCGGCATCGCTGCGATGATCCGGCTGTCGCGGGCGGCACTGGCCAATATTCACCAGAATATTGCGCTGGCGCTGGGACTGAAGGCCATCTTCCTGGTTACCAGCCTGCTCGGCATCACCGGCCTATGGATTGCGGTGCTGGCCGATACCGGCGCTACCGCGCTGGTCACTGCCAACGCCCTGCGCCTGCTGCGCAAGCGCTGA
- a CDS encoding metal/formaldehyde-sensitive transcriptional repressor produces MSHTIHDKKKLLARVRRIKGQTGALESALELESDCTAILQQIAAIRGAVNGLMLEVLEGHMREHLGAADATPAERLEDLDQVVSVLRSYLK; encoded by the coding sequence ATGTCCCACACCATTCACGACAAAAAGAAGCTGCTGGCCCGGGTGCGCCGCATCAAGGGACAGACCGGGGCACTAGAGAGTGCACTGGAGCTGGAGAGCGACTGCACCGCCATTTTGCAGCAGATTGCCGCCATCCGCGGCGCCGTCAACGGCCTGATGCTGGAGGTGCTGGAGGGGCATATGCGCGAACACCTGGGCGCCGCCGATGCCACCCCGGCCGAGCGGCTGGAGGATCTGGATCAGGTGGTCAGCGTCCTGAGATCCTATTTGAAGTGA
- the menE gene encoding o-succinylbenzoate--CoA ligase, with protein sequence MIDPSRSPEQTPCPVRHRAITAPNRIAIHTASPLSYRQLDARLNSLCQQLEQAGVRRGDHLAAVVRGALEDVLLAWACVRSGVVFCPLNPAFPLEKQRELAVQLDADAFWSAGEIPAGEWQPLLLDFTHELSASEETWPLASTQLNNMILTSGSSGTPKAVVHRLCNHLASARGSATLIPLDEACGWLLSLPLFHVGGYAILFRVFLAGATLVLDDRSQPLKARLEQQPITHLSLVPTQLWRLLAEGFDPTRTRLRELLLGGAAIPQPLVSHLCAMGLEPKVSYGLSEMGSQVCTAIPGDAGVVGKPLPGREVCIRGQEICVRGATLFAGYYRAGELELPLDSEGWFHTRDKGRFTVAGELLIEGRLDNLFISGGENIQPETIEQRLVDHPAVAQALVVPVPSDEWGQRPAAFIDWHGEPVPDSELAAWIRSALPGFMVPDHWLPWPDLGGNLKPSRQQLGKVARQLTTLSHQAE encoded by the coding sequence GTGATTGACCCCTCCCGTTCACCCGAACAGACACCTTGCCCGGTACGCCACCGGGCAATCACAGCCCCGAACCGCATTGCCATCCACACCGCCTCGCCCCTCAGTTACCGCCAGCTCGATGCCCGCCTCAACAGCCTGTGCCAACAGCTGGAACAAGCCGGAGTGCGCCGTGGCGATCATCTGGCGGCGGTGGTGCGCGGGGCGCTGGAAGATGTGCTGCTGGCGTGGGCCTGCGTGCGCAGCGGCGTGGTGTTCTGCCCGCTCAACCCCGCCTTCCCTCTCGAAAAACAGCGCGAGCTGGCGGTGCAACTCGATGCCGATGCCTTCTGGTCGGCAGGGGAGATCCCGGCAGGAGAGTGGCAGCCCTTGCTGCTCGACTTCACGCACGAACTGTCGGCAAGCGAGGAGACATGGCCGCTGGCATCGACCCAGCTCAACAATATGATCCTCACCTCGGGCTCCAGCGGCACGCCGAAAGCGGTGGTGCACCGGCTCTGCAACCATCTTGCCTCAGCCCGCGGCTCTGCCACCCTCATTCCCCTCGATGAGGCCTGCGGCTGGCTGCTCTCCCTGCCGCTGTTCCATGTCGGCGGCTACGCCATCCTGTTTCGGGTCTTTCTGGCGGGTGCCACGTTGGTGCTGGACGATCGCAGTCAGCCGCTCAAGGCGCGGCTTGAACAGCAGCCTATTACCCATCTCTCGCTGGTGCCGACCCAGCTCTGGCGCCTGCTGGCAGAGGGTTTTGATCCCACTCGCACCCGATTGCGCGAACTGCTGCTCGGTGGCGCCGCCATCCCGCAACCGCTGGTGAGCCATCTCTGCGCCATGGGGCTGGAACCCAAGGTGAGTTATGGTCTCTCCGAGATGGGCAGTCAGGTCTGCACCGCTATCCCCGGCGATGCAGGCGTAGTTGGCAAACCGCTACCGGGACGGGAGGTGTGCATCCGGGGGCAGGAGATCTGCGTGCGCGGCGCCACCCTGTTTGCCGGTTACTACCGGGCAGGAGAGCTGGAACTTCCCCTCGATAGCGAAGGCTGGTTTCATACCCGCGACAAGGGGCGGTTCACTGTGGCAGGGGAGCTGCTGATAGAGGGGCGGCTCGATAACCTCTTTATCTCGGGTGGTGAAAACATCCAGCCCGAAACCATCGAGCAGCGACTGGTGGATCATCCCGCCGTCGCCCAGGCGCTGGTGGTGCCGGTGCCGAGCGACGAGTGGGGGCAACGCCCCGCCGCCTTTATCGACTGGCACGGCGAACCGGTTCCCGACTCCGAACTGGCAGCCTGGATCCGCAGCGCCCTGCCCGGCTTTATGGTGCCCGACCACTGGCTCCCCTGGCCCGATCTTGGCGGCAATCTCAAACCCTCCCGCCAACAGCTGGGCAAAGTTGCCCGACAGCTGACCACCTTGTCACACCAAGCTGAATAA
- a CDS encoding DEAD/DEAH box helicase, which produces MTFSELALHPALLVSLPATLQTPTRIQQLAIPAALAGQDLLALAQTGSGKTLAFGLPLLQRLDPASSRVQGLVLVPTRELAIQVTAALKEGAEALGLRIVTLCGGVAQERQQAELAQGPQLLVATPGRLRDLLTQQLLGLDGLQQLVLDEADRLLEMGFAPDIKALLGFIPADRQTLLFSATLPAELETLANGLLREPTRIEANPLNSVVNEIEERLYLVNKSSKVPALISLLKEQAWPQVLVFISARDDADGVARKLAKAGIAVAALHGEKEQAVREQALNDFKAGRVRVLVATDLMARGIHVEALPVVINLDLPASAPVYVHRIGRTARAGREGLAISLVCHGESDMLQAIRTLTGRELPLGDLAGFPVTDQPASGEGKRPARDKQANRRTQAKRSVKQFKGKR; this is translated from the coding sequence ATGACCTTTAGCGAACTTGCCCTCCATCCCGCTCTGCTGGTCTCTTTACCCGCCACCTTACAGACGCCGACCCGCATCCAGCAGTTGGCCATTCCGGCGGCGCTGGCGGGGCAGGATCTGCTGGCGCTGGCCCAGACCGGCAGTGGCAAGACCCTGGCGTTTGGTTTGCCGCTGCTGCAGCGGCTGGATCCCGCCTCCAGCCGGGTGCAGGGTCTGGTGCTGGTGCCGACCCGCGAGCTGGCGATTCAGGTTACGGCCGCGCTTAAAGAGGGCGCCGAGGCGCTGGGGCTGCGCATCGTGACGCTGTGTGGCGGCGTTGCGCAGGAGCGGCAACAGGCCGAATTGGCGCAGGGGCCACAGCTGCTGGTCGCCACGCCGGGGCGGTTGCGGGATCTGCTGACCCAGCAACTGCTGGGGCTGGATGGTCTGCAACAGCTGGTGCTGGATGAGGCGGATCGTCTGCTGGAGATGGGCTTTGCTCCCGACATCAAGGCGCTGCTCGGCTTTATTCCGGCGGATCGCCAGACCCTGCTCTTCTCCGCCACCCTGCCTGCCGAGCTGGAGACGCTGGCTAACGGCCTGCTGCGCGAACCCACCCGCATCGAGGCCAACCCCCTCAACAGCGTGGTGAACGAGATCGAAGAGCGGCTCTATCTGGTCAACAAGAGCAGCAAGGTGCCGGCGCTCATCAGCCTGCTCAAGGAGCAGGCGTGGCCGCAGGTGCTGGTCTTTATCAGTGCGCGGGATGATGCCGACGGGGTGGCCAGAAAGCTGGCCAAGGCGGGCATTGCGGTTGCCGCCCTCCATGGCGAGAAGGAGCAGGCGGTGCGCGAGCAGGCGCTCAATGATTTCAAGGCGGGTCGGGTACGGGTGCTGGTCGCCACCGACCTGATGGCGCGCGGCATTCATGTGGAGGCGCTGCCGGTGGTGATCAATCTGGACTTGCCCGCCAGCGCCCCTGTCTATGTGCACCGCATTGGCCGGACCGCCCGGGCTGGCCGCGAGGGGCTGGCCATCTCGCTGGTCTGTCATGGCGAGAGTGACATGTTGCAAGCCATTCGAACCCTGACCGGCCGCGAGCTGCCGCTGGGCGATCTAGCCGGATTCCCGGTCACCGACCAGCCTGCCAGCGGCGAGGGCAAGCGCCCAGCCCGCGACAAGCAGGCCAATCGCCGTACTCAGGCCAAGCGTAGCGTCAAACAGTTCAAGGGCAAGCGCTGA
- a CDS encoding aspartate/tyrosine/aromatic aminotransferase has translation MFEHVDAYAGDPILTLVETFHKDPREQKVNLGIGLYYDEQGRIPLLPSVQQAEAQRAAAPAPRPYQPMEGAANYRTAVQHLLFGADHEAVKTGRIATIQTIGGSGALKIGADLLKRYFPASEVWVSNPTWDNHKAMFEGAGIKVHDYPYYDAATGGVQFDAMLDCLSSLPAKSIVLLHPCCHNPTGVDLSRAQWDQVIALVVEKNLIPFMDIAYQGFGDGLEEDAYAIRAMVAAGVSFFVSNSFSKNLSFYGERCGGLSVICKDAEEASRVLGQMKATVRRNYSSPPTHGGQITAAVMSQPELHALWVDEVTEMRTRIKAMRQKLFEVLSAKVPGRDFSYFINQRGMFSYTGFTPEQVDRLREEFAVYLVRSGRMCVAGLNSRNVDYVADTMAAVLKS, from the coding sequence ATGTTTGAACACGTCGATGCCTATGCTGGCGACCCCATCCTGACGCTAGTCGAGACCTTCCACAAAGACCCCCGCGAGCAGAAGGTGAACCTGGGGATCGGCCTCTATTACGACGAGCAGGGCCGCATTCCGCTGCTGCCGTCAGTGCAGCAGGCCGAGGCACAGCGCGCCGCGGCCCCGGCGCCGCGCCCCTACCAGCCGATGGAAGGCGCCGCCAACTACCGCACTGCGGTGCAACACCTGCTGTTCGGTGCCGACCATGAAGCGGTCAAGACGGGACGCATCGCCACCATCCAGACCATCGGCGGCTCCGGCGCGCTTAAGATCGGGGCCGATCTGCTCAAGCGTTACTTCCCGGCCTCCGAGGTGTGGGTCAGCAATCCGACCTGGGATAACCACAAGGCGATGTTCGAGGGGGCCGGCATCAAGGTGCACGACTACCCCTACTACGATGCGGCCACCGGTGGCGTACAGTTCGATGCGATGCTCGACTGCCTGAGCAGCCTGCCGGCCAAGAGCATCGTGCTGCTGCACCCCTGCTGCCACAACCCGACCGGGGTGGATCTCTCCCGCGCCCAGTGGGACCAGGTGATCGCACTGGTGGTCGAGAAGAACCTGATCCCCTTTATGGATATCGCCTATCAGGGCTTCGGTGACGGGCTGGAAGAGGATGCCTACGCCATCCGCGCCATGGTGGCCGCCGGTGTCAGCTTCTTTGTCAGCAACTCGTTTTCCAAGAACCTCTCCTTCTACGGCGAGCGCTGCGGCGGCCTGTCGGTGATCTGCAAGGATGCCGAAGAGGCAAGCCGCGTACTGGGCCAGATGAAGGCCACCGTGCGCCGCAACTACTCCAGCCCACCCACCCACGGTGGCCAGATCACCGCGGCTGTGATGAGCCAACCCGAGCTGCACGCCCTGTGGGTCGATGAAGTGACCGAGATGCGCACCCGCATCAAGGCGATGCGCCAGAAGCTGTTCGAGGTGCTGAGTGCCAAGGTGCCCGGCCGCGACTTCAGCTACTTCATCAACCAGCGCGGCATGTTCAGCTACACCGGCTTCACGCCGGAGCAGGTTGACAGACTGCGCGAAGAGTTCGCCGTCTATCTGGTGCGCTCCGGCCGCATGTGCGTAGCGGGCCTCAACAGTCGCAACGTCGACTACGTGGCCGACACCATGGCCGCGGTGCTCAAGAGCTGA